A portion of the Candidatus Nitrosotenuis aquarius genome contains these proteins:
- a CDS encoding tetratricopeptide repeat protein codes for MGASDSIVQNQIVLVNGLLKRLLENNGLKKELGANFELSSDVKSKISSMVKVQEKLQERLTKQEKQSSDKDLDILLGNFYYYDKQYSKAIASYDRLIRADPHDARALVNKGITQSRLGNHKEAITLYDRVLEIDPEYFDALHCKGDSLAVLSKHNEALSCYEQTLAIDPNYFDGLYKKGLALANLQNHDEAISYFDRALEIEPANIALLVNRGISASQAGNQTEAISFYDRALEIDPNYFDAIHNKGLALIKTKQYESALSCLDKTLEVDPYHAEVLFAKGVCLANLGRHQLAISYFEKSLEFNPQEPSTLYTLGCSLLQIDKKSEALEYFDRAIAVDSGFEDALLQKAIVLSSLDDYNSSIDSCNKILQKNPANVGALYCKAISLSYLGVHDQAISSYDKILEIIPGHFDAIFNKAQILRLLGEHEEALECFDVAIKINPKHHDSIFGKASCLLQVGIHSDSLEFFDKALALNPKHIDSIVGKASCLLHLGKYTEALSYFDKALAIHPNNANVLFSKGIALSHLSNDTQALAYFEKALTIDPNNDIILANIGKSMCNLGKATESLVYFDKALTLNPSNISALHYKGLALLALSRHSEAMEYFDQILEFAPNHFESICRKGDALLHLSNPTEALSYFDRALVINPGHFDSIFKKAVTLGKLSRYTEALAYFDAALSINTQHSEVYYHKGQTLVKLGQKEDAISCMDKALELNPQYYDALYHKGSLLSQSNPTEALSYFDRALAINPNSSDALYHKGSLLSQSNPTEALSYFDKALTINPGHFDSIFKKAVTLGKLSRYTEALAYFDAALSINTQHSEVYYHKGQTLVKLGQKEDAISCMDKALELNPQYYDALYHKGSLLSQSNPTEALSYFDKALTINPGHFDSIFKKATTLDRLSKYADAISLYNKALTIDPNNDIILANIGKSMCNLGKATESLVYFDKALSINPKNTTTLHNKGVALATIGKHNDALECFDLVLQIAPTNFDALCRKAMTLSVLSRHKDALVYFDKALKISPNDIQVLVNKAISLYGIGNHEEAISTLNFVLEAEPQNSYVLYYKARALAALGKDQQAISCYDLSLESDPNNLDTLCHKGKSLSALEKYADAIVCFDHVLEAEPNNHDSLYGKALALDRQGLFADAILFYDKALEITPSDTDALYHKGAALATIGRHADALGCFDQVLQIMPTSFDALYHKAISLSAISRHNDSLLCIDSVLAIHPNNADALYHKGLTLLELSNPIEALAYFDKALAIHPNNADALYHKGLTLLELSNPTEALSYFDRALAINPGHFDSIFKKAVTLGKLSRYTEALAYFDKALAIHPNNADALYHKGLLLSMYNHTEALSYFDRALAINPGHFDSIFKKAITLGKLSRYTEALAYFDKALAIHPNNADVLHYKGVSLGALGKHSEAISFYDRSLQLNPKSAETLNDKGCSLQKLGYYENSLLYFDRAIALDPRCVGALYSKGVLLADLGNHAKALEYYKAVLKIIPDDQDAWIASAKSHSNTGQYGIAVEIYDKILEKNPSHIVSLFEKGLALNKLSKHSDALSCFEKVLSFDKSNIPALFEKAKTLSSLNFDDKAVVILDKILEKNPRHVLALYHKGVSHLKLGLATSANSCLDKALAINPNNADILYHKGLALLEISNPVDALLYFDKALAINPNNADVLHHKGLALFSLSKPNEALGCYNKALTLSPNNPGILYQKGHLLMKIGRSQDALGVLDLVLKSNRNHIDALFDKGLILESLENYEEATSCFSQILDKKFHINSLYHKGKALFHLGKLESAVYHLDQVLEAIPSHKESLLYKTKSLFGLGLLKDAQENCQKLLKLDENNIEVLYLDTEISIKTAKYENALMHIEKILSQNPQYKETLYYFGLCLAKTGKKEHAISIFDNFLAIYPTHFDALFHKGIALQQLSKFEEAISCFERVTPQRLDVLRYKAESLVCLGKYEDALGCLEKTESTDNDVLLQKATIHSILGSYEKSSECIGKVLESDSGNYSALHQKAVLLLSLGKYNDSAEYFSKLLEVNPNNTDIMTQKAKSLQLAARHAEALDMFDQVLSIMPTNKDVLYHKAKSLALFGKVSDSLGTLRSVIEHDSAYKKIAKTDPAFILLGANPDFKELTG; via the coding sequence ATGGGTGCCTCAGACAGTATCGTACAAAATCAGATTGTTCTTGTAAATGGCCTACTCAAACGTCTGCTAGAGAACAACGGGCTAAAAAAAGAATTAGGAGCAAATTTTGAGCTATCCTCTGATGTAAAGTCAAAAATATCCAGCATGGTAAAGGTGCAGGAAAAACTCCAAGAACGGCTAACAAAACAAGAAAAACAATCCTCAGACAAAGATCTTGACATTCTCTTGGGAAATTTTTACTATTATGACAAGCAGTACTCAAAGGCAATCGCATCATATGACAGACTGATACGTGCAGATCCGCATGACGCAAGAGCGCTTGTAAACAAGGGCATAACGCAATCTAGGCTTGGCAACCACAAAGAAGCAATTACGCTGTATGATCGAGTCTTGGAAATTGATCCCGAATATTTTGACGCGTTGCACTGCAAGGGTGACTCGCTTGCCGTACTATCAAAGCATAACGAAGCGTTATCGTGCTATGAGCAGACGCTTGCAATAGATCCAAACTATTTTGATGGATTGTACAAAAAAGGACTTGCACTAGCAAACCTGCAAAACCACGACGAAGCAATATCGTATTTTGATAGGGCATTAGAAATAGAGCCGGCCAACATTGCTCTGCTTGTTAATCGAGGAATCTCTGCATCACAGGCTGGCAACCAAACAGAGGCAATCTCGTTTTATGACAGAGCACTGGAAATAGATCCGAATTATTTTGATGCAATACACAACAAGGGTCTTGCACTAATCAAAACAAAACAATACGAATCTGCATTGTCTTGCCTTGATAAAACACTGGAAGTTGATCCATATCATGCAGAAGTATTATTCGCAAAAGGCGTCTGCCTGGCAAACCTTGGCAGGCACCAATTGGCAATATCTTATTTTGAAAAGTCACTGGAATTCAACCCGCAAGAGCCCTCGACTCTGTATACTCTTGGATGCTCTCTGCTCCAAATTGACAAAAAATCTGAGGCCCTAGAATACTTTGATAGGGCAATAGCTGTTGACTCTGGCTTTGAAGATGCCTTGCTTCAAAAGGCAATCGTACTGTCTTCACTGGATGATTACAATTCATCAATAGATAGCTGCAACAAGATTCTCCAGAAAAATCCGGCAAACGTTGGTGCGCTTTATTGCAAAGCAATCTCACTATCTTATCTGGGAGTACATGATCAGGCAATCTCATCATATGATAAAATCCTTGAAATCATACCGGGACACTTTGATGCGATCTTTAACAAGGCGCAAATTTTGCGCTTGCTTGGAGAACATGAAGAAGCACTGGAATGTTTTGATGTTGCAATAAAGATCAACCCAAAACACCATGACAGCATTTTTGGAAAAGCGTCTTGCCTTTTACAAGTTGGAATTCACTCGGATTCACTAGAATTCTTTGACAAGGCACTTGCACTAAATCCAAAACACATAGACAGCATCGTAGGAAAGGCATCGTGTCTTTTGCATTTGGGCAAATACACGGAAGCACTGTCTTATTTTGACAAAGCCCTTGCCATCCATCCAAACAATGCAAATGTGCTTTTTAGCAAGGGCATTGCGTTATCACATCTATCCAATGACACGCAAGCCTTGGCCTACTTTGAAAAAGCACTAACAATAGATCCCAACAACGACATAATTCTAGCAAACATAGGAAAATCAATGTGCAATCTGGGCAAAGCAACAGAATCGTTGGTGTACTTTGACAAGGCATTAACGCTAAACCCATCAAACATATCTGCCCTGCATTACAAGGGCCTAGCACTACTTGCACTGAGCAGACATTCTGAGGCAATGGAGTACTTTGATCAGATACTGGAATTTGCCCCAAATCACTTTGAGTCTATTTGCCGAAAAGGCGATGCATTACTACATCTGTCAAACCCCACAGAAGCATTGTCCTATTTTGATAGGGCACTTGTCATCAATCCAGGCCACTTTGACTCTATATTCAAAAAGGCAGTAACCCTTGGCAAGCTGAGCCGATACACAGAAGCATTAGCATATTTTGATGCTGCACTCTCTATTAACACGCAACACTCTGAGGTGTACTACCACAAAGGGCAGACACTTGTCAAGCTGGGCCAAAAAGAAGACGCAATATCCTGCATGGACAAAGCACTAGAGCTCAACCCGCAATACTATGACGCACTATACCACAAGGGCTCACTATTATCACAATCAAACCCCACAGAAGCATTGTCCTATTTTGACCGGGCACTTGCAATCAACCCAAACAGCTCAGATGCACTATACCACAAGGGCTCACTATTATCACAATCAAACCCCACAGAAGCATTGTCCTATTTTGACAAAGCCCTTACTATTAATCCAGGCCACTTTGACTCTATATTCAAAAAGGCAGTAACCCTTGGCAAGCTGAGCCGATACACAGAAGCATTAGCATATTTTGATGCTGCACTCTCTATTAACACGCAACACTCTGAGGTGTACTACCACAAAGGGCAGACACTTGTCAAGCTGGGCCAAAAAGAAGACGCAATATCCTGCATGGACAAAGCACTAGAGCTCAACCCGCAATACTATGACGCACTATACCACAAGGGCTCACTATTATCACAATCAAACCCCACAGAAGCATTGTCCTATTTTGACAAAGCCCTTACTATTAATCCAGGCCACTTTGACTCTATATTCAAAAAGGCAACTACTCTGGATAGACTTTCTAAATATGCTGATGCAATATCTTTGTACAACAAGGCACTAACAATAGATCCCAACAACGACATAATTCTAGCAAACATAGGAAAATCAATGTGCAATCTGGGCAAAGCAACAGAATCGTTGGTGTACTTTGACAAGGCATTATCAATTAATCCTAAGAACACAACTACATTACACAACAAGGGAGTAGCGCTTGCAACAATAGGAAAACACAATGATGCACTGGAATGTTTTGATCTAGTATTGCAGATTGCCCCAACCAACTTTGATGCTCTGTGCCGAAAGGCAATGACATTATCGGTATTATCAAGGCACAAAGATGCCTTGGTGTATTTTGACAAGGCACTAAAAATATCACCAAATGATATCCAAGTTCTAGTCAACAAAGCAATTTCACTATATGGGATTGGTAACCATGAAGAAGCCATATCGACTCTAAATTTTGTTTTGGAGGCAGAGCCACAAAACAGCTATGTCTTGTATTACAAGGCACGAGCACTTGCGGCATTAGGAAAAGATCAGCAGGCAATATCGTGTTATGATCTGAGCCTAGAAAGTGATCCAAACAATCTGGATACATTATGCCACAAAGGAAAATCGCTATCGGCACTTGAGAAATATGCAGATGCCATAGTCTGCTTTGATCATGTCTTGGAAGCAGAGCCAAACAACCATGATTCACTTTACGGCAAAGCACTTGCGTTAGACAGGCAAGGTCTTTTTGCTGATGCAATTTTGTTCTATGACAAGGCACTAGAGATTACTCCATCGGACACAGATGCGTTATACCACAAAGGAGCCGCTCTTGCAACAATAGGAAGACACGCAGACGCACTAGGTTGTTTTGATCAGGTGTTACAAATTATGCCGACTAGCTTTGATGCCTTGTATCATAAGGCAATCTCACTGTCTGCTATATCAAGACACAACGATTCCCTGCTTTGCATTGATAGCGTACTTGCCATCCATCCAAACAATGCAGATGCCCTATATCACAAAGGCTTGACCCTGTTAGAACTATCAAACCCAATAGAGGCACTGGCCTATTTTGACAAAGCCCTTGCCATCCATCCAAACAATGCAGATGCCCTATATCACAAAGGCTTGACCCTACTAGAATTATCAAACCCGACAGAGGCATTGTCCTATTTTGACAGGGCACTTGCCATTAATCCAGGCCACTTTGACTCTATATTCAAAAAGGCAGTAACGCTTGGCAAGCTGAGCCGCTATACAGAGGCACTGGCCTATTTTGACAAAGCCCTTGCCATCCATCCAAACAATGCAGACGCGCTATACCACAAGGGATTGCTATTGTCAATGTACAATCACACAGAGGCATTGTCCTATTTTGACAGGGCACTTGCCATTAATCCAGGCCACTTTGACTCTATATTCAAAAAGGCAATAACGCTTGGCAAGCTGAGCCGCTATACAGAGGCACTGGCCTATTTTGACAAAGCCCTTGCCATCCATCCAAACAATGCGGATGTATTGCATTACAAGGGAGTCTCGCTTGGCGCACTAGGAAAACACTCTGAAGCGATTTCATTCTATGACAGATCTTTGCAGCTAAACCCAAAATCTGCAGAAACACTAAATGACAAAGGCTGTTCACTGCAAAAGCTTGGATATTATGAAAACTCGCTTTTGTATTTTGATAGGGCAATAGCCCTTGATCCAAGATGCGTTGGCGCACTGTACAGCAAAGGAGTGTTGCTAGCTGATCTTGGAAACCACGCAAAAGCACTAGAGTACTACAAGGCAGTATTGAAGATAATTCCTGACGATCAAGACGCATGGATTGCAAGTGCAAAATCTCACTCTAATACAGGACAATATGGAATTGCTGTCGAAATCTACGACAAGATATTGGAAAAAAATCCAAGCCACATTGTGTCGTTATTTGAAAAAGGATTAGCATTAAACAAACTATCAAAACATTCTGATGCATTGTCATGCTTTGAGAAGGTACTGTCCTTTGACAAATCCAACATTCCTGCTTTGTTTGAAAAGGCAAAAACGCTTTCTTCATTAAACTTTGATGACAAGGCAGTGGTAATCCTTGATAAAATACTAGAAAAGAATCCACGGCACGTACTTGCACTATACCACAAGGGAGTATCTCATCTAAAGCTTGGCTTGGCTACTAGTGCAAATTCATGCCTTGACAAGGCGCTTGCCATCAACCCAAACAATGCAGACATTTTGTATCACAAGGGCCTGGCCTTACTTGAGATATCCAATCCCGTTGATGCATTATTGTATTTTGACAAAGCCCTTGCCATCAACCCAAACAATGCAGATGTATTGCATCACAAAGGCCTAGCCCTATTTTCATTATCAAAGCCCAATGAGGCGCTTGGCTGTTACAACAAGGCGCTAACATTGTCCCCAAACAATCCTGGTATATTGTACCAAAAGGGGCACCTTTTGATGAAAATTGGGCGTAGCCAGGACGCACTTGGAGTCTTAGATCTGGTCCTCAAGTCCAACAGGAATCACATCGATGCGTTATTTGACAAGGGTCTCATCCTGGAGAGTCTTGAAAATTATGAAGAGGCAACAAGCTGCTTTTCCCAAATTCTGGACAAAAAATTCCACATCAATTCACTGTACCACAAAGGCAAAGCCTTGTTCCATCTTGGCAAATTAGAATCAGCAGTATATCACCTGGATCAAGTGCTAGAAGCAATTCCAAGTCACAAAGAATCGTTATTGTACAAAACAAAGTCGCTTTTCGGCCTTGGACTACTAAAAGATGCGCAAGAAAACTGCCAAAAATTACTAAAACTGGATGAAAACAACATTGAAGTCTTGTATCTTGATACTGAAATTTCAATTAAAACTGCAAAATACGAAAACGCTCTAATGCACATTGAGAAAATTCTGTCACAAAATCCGCAATACAAAGAAACATTGTACTATTTTGGGTTGTGCCTTGCTAAAACGGGCAAAAAGGAACATGCAATAAGCATATTTGATAATTTCCTTGCAATTTATCCTACTCATTTTGATGCATTATTCCACAAAGGCATCGCACTACAACAATTATCAAAATTCGAAGAAGCCATATCGTGTTTTGAGAGGGTAACGCCACAAAGACTGGATGTGTTGCGTTACAAAGCAGAATCGCTTGTCTGTCTAGGAAAATATGAGGACGCACTTGGCTGTCTTGAAAAAACAGAAAGCACAGATAATGATGTATTGCTCCAGAAAGCAACAATTCATTCCATTTTGGGTAGCTATGAAAAATCATCCGAATGTATTGGCAAGGTTTTAGAAAGCGATTCTGGCAATTATTCCGCACTGCATCAAAAAGCAGTTCTTTTACTTTCACTTGGTAAATACAATGATTCTGCAGAGTATTTTTCCAAATTATTGGAGGTAAATCCAAACAATACTGATATCATGACGCAAAAGGCAAAATCATTGCAGCTAGCAGCAAGGCACGCTGAGGCTCTGGATATGTTTGATCAAGTCTTGTCTATTATGCCAACAAACAAAGACGTACTATATCACAAGGCAAAATCACTCGCATTGTTTGGCAAGGTCTCTGACTCTCTGGGCACACTAAGATCTGTAATAGAGCATGACTCTGCCTACAAGAAAATTGCAAAGACAGATCCTGCCTTTATACTACTAGGTGCAAATCCAGACTTTAAAGAATTGACTGGATGA
- a CDS encoding TrmB family transcriptional regulator, whose protein sequence is MSIHEELSTSLSYFGLEKTDAMVYLGLLQMGSVTVGTMSAKLDIDRGKAYRSLNKLRNLGLITTTFSNPTICKAVDPKEGLTTIMQRREDEIVTMQKLSRNIVEQLQQITRPEATTEISSFSIIQGRANIYARVGKLIQESTKTIYIVTTVEDILRMYHTAIPEKIKMCKQNKGEVRVLTWTNSENLLPLVNRLNASETRIGKLPSKSRMIVEEGNQLIMSGSIKESMDLNDDNDSIMYTNSSEMINNMYSLCTHLWKKAKSIELLM, encoded by the coding sequence GCATTCATGAAGAATTATCAACGTCACTGTCATACTTTGGTTTGGAAAAAACTGATGCCATGGTGTATCTAGGCCTGCTCCAGATGGGCTCCGTCACAGTAGGAACAATGTCTGCCAAGCTGGACATCGACAGAGGAAAGGCATATCGCTCACTTAACAAATTACGAAACCTTGGATTGATCACAACAACATTTTCCAATCCAACAATTTGCAAGGCAGTTGATCCAAAAGAAGGGCTAACTACCATAATGCAGAGAAGAGAAGATGAAATTGTCACAATGCAAAAGCTCTCACGCAACATTGTTGAGCAATTACAACAAATCACACGACCAGAGGCCACAACAGAGATATCTTCATTTTCTATTATTCAGGGTCGGGCCAACATTTATGCAAGAGTCGGCAAGCTCATCCAAGAATCCACAAAGACAATCTACATTGTCACTACAGTTGAAGACATTCTGAGAATGTATCATACTGCCATTCCAGAAAAGATCAAAATGTGCAAGCAAAACAAAGGCGAAGTTCGAGTCCTGACTTGGACAAATAGCGAAAATCTGCTTCCACTAGTCAACAGATTAAACGCGTCTGAGACAAGAATCGGCAAGCTTCCATCAAAGTCCCGAATGATAGTAGAAGAAGGAAATCAGCTGATAATGTCTGGCTCTATCAAAGAGTCCATGGATCTTAATGACGACAACGACTCCATAATGTACACCAATTCTTCGGAGATGATTAACAACATGTACAGCCTTTGTACGCATCTTTGGAAGAAGGCAAAATCAATAGAATTATTGATGTAA